From the Acinetobacter wanghuae genome, one window contains:
- the ftsI gene encoding penicillin-binding protein PBP3: MVDKKTKQTVRKKQQSVTNKNTLNVDMNRFYIMWAVVLACFIALIGRAFYVQVINKDFLQNKANANILRTDKIKAMRGVIYDRNGVPLAISTPIMKLVIDPRDYFENKKLYDETMLALQKEPNNRKLKRQLPDKNLNLDELADAVGMDRALLRKKMQERPRSRYLILKKEVPPQQAELIIARKFQGVYAEKTYKRYYPQPQPNSQIIGLTNSEGMGIEGLEMQLNSRLSGEDGEQQIVRDKKGNRVKDPEVIKEVEAGENITLSIDSRLQYILYRELTAAGVANNARSASAIAVDVKTGEILAMTSWPSYNPNDKNGFVNKDAMRNRGAIDSFEPGSTMKPLTVAMALESGKYNANTVVNTSPGSMRIGNHTIRDTHNYGPLTLGGIIQKSSNVGVAKISLSLPYQTLPTFYKRLGFGQRSAVKFPGESAGLILPPSKWNISEVATMSYGYGLNATVLQVADAYAMLANKGLKMPLSLYKLEQQPKGEQLVDPKIADQVLHMMEAVTLPGGTARQANIPGYRVAGKTGTAHKLRADRKGYSQSEYRALFAGMAPVSNPRLAMVIVVENPTGQYYGGLVAAPVFARVMQESLRLLNVPLDKPLESPNVQ, translated from the coding sequence ATGGTAGACAAGAAAACAAAGCAAACAGTACGCAAAAAACAGCAATCTGTGACCAATAAAAATACCTTAAATGTCGATATGAATCGTTTCTATATCATGTGGGCAGTGGTGTTGGCATGCTTTATTGCATTAATTGGTCGTGCTTTTTACGTGCAAGTTATTAACAAAGACTTTTTGCAAAATAAAGCCAATGCCAACATTTTAAGAACCGATAAGATTAAAGCCATGCGCGGGGTAATCTACGACCGCAATGGTGTGCCTTTGGCAATCAGTACCCCAATTATGAAATTGGTGATTGATCCGCGTGATTATTTTGAAAATAAAAAGCTCTATGACGAGACCATGCTCGCGTTACAAAAAGAGCCGAATAATCGCAAGCTGAAACGTCAACTGCCCGATAAAAACCTGAACTTAGATGAACTTGCCGATGCAGTTGGCATGGATCGCGCGCTACTACGTAAAAAAATGCAAGAACGTCCACGTTCACGTTATCTCATTTTGAAAAAAGAAGTACCGCCACAACAAGCAGAACTGATTATTGCACGTAAATTCCAAGGGGTTTACGCAGAGAAAACCTATAAACGTTATTACCCGCAACCACAACCAAACTCACAAATTATTGGTCTAACCAATAGTGAAGGGATGGGGATTGAAGGTTTAGAAATGCAGCTGAATTCGCGTCTTTCTGGTGAAGATGGCGAACAGCAAATTGTCCGAGATAAAAAGGGTAATCGTGTTAAAGACCCTGAAGTCATTAAAGAAGTGGAAGCCGGTGAAAACATCACTTTGAGTATTGATTCACGTCTGCAATATATTTTGTATCGTGAACTCACTGCTGCCGGTGTGGCGAATAATGCACGTTCTGCATCAGCAATTGCGGTTGATGTCAAAACGGGTGAAATTTTGGCGATGACTTCATGGCCGTCGTATAACCCAAATGATAAAAATGGCTTTGTGAATAAAGATGCCATGCGTAACCGTGGTGCGATTGACTCGTTTGAGCCGGGTTCGACCATGAAGCCATTGACCGTTGCGATGGCATTGGAAAGTGGTAAATACAATGCCAATACGGTGGTGAATACCTCACCGGGTTCTATGCGCATTGGTAACCATACCATCCGTGATACGCATAACTACGGTCCTTTAACCTTAGGCGGAATTATTCAAAAATCTTCTAACGTGGGTGTGGCTAAAATCAGCTTATCTCTACCGTATCAAACGCTACCAACATTCTATAAACGTCTCGGGTTTGGTCAACGTTCAGCAGTCAAATTCCCGGGTGAAAGTGCTGGTTTGATTTTGCCACCAAGTAAATGGAATATCTCTGAAGTAGCAACCATGTCCTATGGTTATGGCTTAAATGCAACAGTGCTACAAGTTGCCGATGCATATGCGATGCTTGCCAATAAAGGGCTTAAAATGCCGTTAAGTTTATACAAACTTGAGCAGCAACCTAAAGGCGAGCAACTGGTTGATCCAAAAATTGCCGATCAAGTATTGCATATGATGGAAGCAGTGACGCTACCCGGTGGTACAGCACGTCAAGCCAATATTCCGGGCTATCGTGTGGCAGGTAAAACAGGTACAGCGCATAAACTGCGTGCAGACCGTAAAGGCTATTCACAAAGTGAATATCGTGCCTTGTTTGCAGGGATGGCACCGGTCAGTAACCCGCGTTTAGCCATGGTGATTGTGGTCGAAAACCCAACGGGTCAATATTATGGTGGTTTGGTTGCCGCACCTGTATTTGCGCGTGTGATGCAAGAATCATTGCGCTTATTGAATGTCCCATTGGACAAACCTTTAGAATCTCCCAACGTTCAGTAA
- the ftsL gene encoding cell division protein FtsL, whose amino-acid sequence MTYAILLLMVFVSAIFVVFQVFEYRQDYRKLSTYMRERDDLNAEWGRLLIEQQTFGATAQIGTRAVTQLRMYSPPINQTVVISLPQTSDAKK is encoded by the coding sequence ATGACCTATGCCATTTTACTTTTAATGGTGTTTGTGAGTGCAATTTTTGTGGTGTTCCAAGTTTTTGAATATCGTCAAGATTATCGAAAACTCAGTACATACATGCGTGAACGTGATGATTTAAACGCGGAATGGGGACGTTTACTGATCGAGCAGCAGACCTTTGGTGCGACAGCGCAAATTGGTACGCGTGCAGTGACTCAATTGCGTATGTATTCACCGCCGATTAATCAAACCGTTGTAATCTCATTACCGCAAACTTCAGATGCTAAAAAATAA
- the rsmH gene encoding 16S rRNA (cytosine(1402)-N(4))-methyltransferase RsmH — protein MSHISVLLHETVDALLAGRSTGVYVDGTFGRGGHTRELLSKLDENARVYGFDKDPQALETAAILEQEDSRFKIIHASFADLKQELHARGIEFVDGVMADLGVSSPQLDQAERGFSFMKDGPLDMRMDNSKGPTAAEWLVNIEEEDLANVIYKYGEERYSRRIAKAIKNAGYIDTTAQLAEIVKVAHPKWEKNKHAATRTFQAIRIAINKELEDIDVFLPQAVEVLKPEARLAVISFHSLEDRLIKQFIQKESTLDEDFGWGMPGQQKDTRRLKKVSRVKASDEEVKANPRSRSAWLRVAERLAP, from the coding sequence ATGTCACATATTTCTGTATTACTTCATGAAACGGTTGATGCCTTATTGGCAGGTCGCAGTACGGGAGTTTATGTGGATGGAACCTTTGGTCGTGGTGGTCACACACGCGAACTGCTGTCAAAATTAGACGAAAATGCACGTGTTTACGGCTTTGATAAAGACCCGCAAGCTTTAGAGACAGCCGCGATTTTAGAACAAGAAGATTCACGCTTTAAAATTATTCATGCCAGCTTTGCGGATTTGAAACAAGAATTACATGCGCGTGGCATTGAGTTTGTTGATGGTGTGATGGCGGATTTAGGCGTGTCATCACCGCAGCTTGATCAAGCAGAACGTGGTTTCAGCTTTATGAAGGATGGACCTTTAGACATGCGTATGGATAACTCAAAAGGTCCAACAGCTGCTGAATGGTTGGTCAATATTGAAGAAGAAGACTTAGCCAATGTGATTTATAAATATGGTGAGGAGCGTTATAGCCGCCGTATTGCCAAAGCGATTAAGAACGCAGGCTACATTGATACGACAGCGCAACTGGCTGAAATTGTGAAAGTTGCCCATCCGAAATGGGAAAAGAACAAACATGCAGCCACACGTACTTTCCAAGCCATTCGTATTGCTATTAATAAAGAATTAGAAGATATTGACGTATTCCTACCGCAAGCGGTTGAAGTACTGAAACCTGAGGCACGTTTGGCAGTGATTAGCTTCCATTCTTTAGAAGATCGTTTGATTAAACAGTTTATTCAAAAAGAATCGACCTTAGATGAAGACTTTGGTTGGGGTATGCCGGGGCAGCAAAAAGATACACGACGTTTAAAGAAAGTGTCACGTGTCAAAGCCAGTGATGAAGAAGTGAAAGCCAATCCACGTTCACGTAGTGCATGGTTGCGTGTTGCTGAACGTTTGGCTCCATAG
- a CDS encoding sulfate ABC transporter substrate-binding protein — protein sequence MKTQLKSIFSSILLLAGVAVTTTATQAADREFLNVSYDATREFYDEFNTSFGAYWKSRTGINVNFKQSHGGSGKQARSVVDGLKGDVVTLALANDIEEIVRSGQIKAGWQKEFPHNSAPYTSTVVMMVRKGNPKHIKDWNDLVKPGVEIITPNPKTGGLPRWVYLSAWGYAEKQPGGSKAKAQEFVGKMYKNVKVMDSAARASMTTFAERGIGDVLLTWENEALVTQKTLGKNKFDIIYPSMSILTEPSVAIVDRTVEKNGNKWLAKGYINYLYSPLGQEMAAKHYYRPRNAQALAKYSAQFPKIKTFTIDEVFGGWSNAQKTHFANGAIFDQIYNKR from the coding sequence ATGAAAACTCAATTAAAATCAATATTTAGCTCTATATTGTTGCTGGCAGGTGTTGCAGTTACAACCACTGCTACACAAGCAGCCGATCGTGAATTTTTGAATGTCTCTTATGATGCGACACGCGAATTTTACGATGAATTCAATACTTCATTTGGTGCATATTGGAAGAGCCGTACCGGTATTAATGTGAACTTTAAACAGTCACATGGTGGTTCTGGTAAACAAGCGCGTTCGGTTGTTGATGGTCTAAAAGGTGATGTCGTCACGCTTGCGCTTGCCAATGATATTGAAGAGATTGTGCGTTCTGGACAAATCAAGGCAGGTTGGCAAAAAGAGTTCCCACATAACTCAGCACCGTATACCTCGACTGTTGTAATGATGGTGCGTAAAGGCAATCCTAAACATATTAAAGACTGGAATGACTTAGTTAAACCAGGTGTTGAGATTATTACGCCAAACCCGAAAACAGGTGGCTTGCCACGTTGGGTATATTTATCAGCATGGGGTTATGCTGAAAAGCAACCGGGTGGTAGCAAAGCCAAAGCCCAAGAATTTGTTGGCAAGATGTACAAAAACGTCAAAGTGATGGACTCTGCAGCGCGTGCTTCAATGACAACTTTTGCTGAACGTGGTATTGGCGATGTCTTGTTAACTTGGGAAAATGAAGCTTTAGTAACGCAGAAAACTTTGGGTAAAAATAAATTTGATATTATTTATCCATCTATGTCGATTTTGACTGAGCCTTCTGTCGCAATTGTTGATCGTACTGTTGAGAAAAATGGCAATAAATGGTTAGCAAAAGGCTATATCAATTACTTGTATTCACCACTCGGTCAAGAAATGGCGGCAAAACATTATTACCGTCCACGTAATGCCCAAGCGCTTGCTAAATATTCTGCGCAATTCCCGAAAATCAAAACATTCACCATTGATGAGGTCTTTGGTGGTTGGTCAAATGCACAGAAAACGCATTTTGCGAATGGAGCAATCTTCGATCAAATCTATAACAAACGTTAA